A genomic segment from Deltaproteobacteria bacterium encodes:
- a CDS encoding type II secretion system protein: protein MNEIIMLLKDIYPSKNGRFTPYRISGTHGFTFIELLVVIIVLGIIASIAVGTFQFYTKKAYNITIMHDLNSFVKAQYNYNIDYQRYLGATGDFIEAGNPPTGTLSIPEFKFKPSEGVRIEIISGDGANPNDPGSPFKAQASHKKSKAKCIYDFSTSQTIVKDE, encoded by the coding sequence TTGAATGAAATAATCATGCTCCTGAAAGATATTTATCCATCAAAAAATGGGCGTTTTACCCCCTATAGAATATCCGGCACACATGGATTCACGTTCATTGAATTACTTGTGGTTATTATTGTACTGGGTATTATAGCGTCCATTGCTGTTGGAACTTTCCAGTTTTATACAAAAAAAGCTTATAATATTACAATCATGCATGATTTAAATTCCTTCGTCAAAGCCCAGTATAATTACAACATTGATTATCAGAGGTATCTCGGCGCTACCGGTGATTTTATTGAAGCTGGCAATCCCCCTACCGGCACGTTAAGTATACCGGAATTCAAATTTAAACCATCGGAAGGAGTTAGAATCGAAATTATTTCCGGTGATGGTGCAAACCCGAATGACCCCGGCTCCCCGTTCAAAGCCCAAGCCAGTCATAAAAAATCAAAGGCAAAATGTATTTATGATTTTTCAACGAGTCAAACGATTGTGAAGGATGAATAA
- a CDS encoding transcription termination factor Rho translates to MVEETKKKERKEEKSLEKMTVKELRAIAMEMPRSFAVHDMKKDELIAFIKEVRGVRDQEPVRAEKKIVKKIKLTKSEMKGKIKKLKEEKKEAQATNKKKKSDFLRRRISHLKKQTRRFATA, encoded by the coding sequence ATGGTAGAGGAGACGAAGAAAAAGGAACGGAAAGAAGAAAAATCGTTAGAAAAAATGACGGTCAAGGAACTCAGGGCAATAGCCATGGAAATGCCAAGATCATTTGCAGTTCATGACATGAAGAAGGATGAACTCATAGCTTTTATCAAAGAAGTAAGGGGCGTTAGGGATCAAGAACCCGTTAGGGCTGAGAAAAAGATTGTAAAGAAGATAAAATTGACTAAAAGTGAGATGAAAGGAAAGATTAAAAAGTTAAAGGAAGAAAAAAAAGAAGCCCAGGCAACAAATAAAAAGAAAAAAAGTGATTTTCTCCGTCGTCGTATAAGTCACTTAAAAAAACAAACCCGAAGATTCGCTACTGCCTGA